From the genome of Croceibacterium atlanticum:
ATCGGCAGGGTCAGCGCGGCCAGCAACAGCAGCGCCAGATGGATGCCGGCCTGTTTGCGCAGCGAAAAACGCGTCAGCAGGTGGGCATAGAGATATCCGCCCAGCAGCAGGGTCTGGAACACCAGCATGGCACTGTTCCAGACATTCGGCGCGCCGCCCAGCACCGGCAGGGCAAACCGCGCGACCATCGGCTGGACCAGGAACAGGAGAAAACTGCCGGTCAGTATGGTGAGAACGAATAAAGCGCGGCGCGATGTGGCCAACTGGCTGTTCGGCATGGCGGCCATAATGCAGTGCGGACCACGCAAGCCAAGGGGCGCGGGTAATTTCCTGTTGAGCTATTCCGCGGCGGGTCTGCGGTCAGGCGCGGTCATTGGCCCCGGCCAGCGTATCCGAAATCGTGGTGAAAATATCGGTCAGATCGAGGCCAAGCGTCTGGAAGGCGATGATCGAAGCCATCGCGATCAGCGCCAGGATCAGGCCATATTCGATGGCGGTTGCGCCATCCTGATCGGCCAGCATTCTTGCCCACATTGCCGCTTCCCTCCGCAGCCATGCCCCGCGCAGGATAATGCGCGAAACATTGCCGGGAGGTAAAGCGGCTGCGTTCCCGAACGGATTCAGGGCTTGCGGGCGCTGACCAGCGAATAATAACCGCCGCCGGTGCGCACGGCCTGCACATCGGTGAAGCCCGCGCTTTCCAGGATCGCGCGATATTCGGGCAGGCTGTATTGCTTGCCCAGCGTGCCCAGCAGCATCATCACGCTGAAGGCCGCCGCTTGCCATGGGCCGGTGCCTTCGTCATCCATCAGGATCTCGTTCAGGAAGATCCGGCCCCCGCTGGGCAGGGCGGCAAAACTCTTCGCCGCGAGCAGGCGATTGGTTTCTTCCGACCAGTCATGGAAAACGTTGGAGAAGAAATGGGCGTCATGCCCGGTCGGCCATTCATCCTCGAACATGTTGCAGCCATGGGTGGAAACGCGACCGGTCAGCCCCGCACGGGTGACATATTTGCCCGCTTCATCGGCCATGGCATCCAGATCGAGCAGGGTGACTTTCAGTGCCGGGTTCGCCCTGGCGATCTCTATCCCGTAAACGCCCGATCCGCAGCCGACATCCATCAGAGTGCCGATTTCGCTGAACACGCGCTGCACCGCCGCGCCGCGGGCGGGGGCCTGGCTATGGGCATGCATGAAGGCGCCGATCCGTTCCGCCGCTTCCGCGCTCATGTCGCCGCGTTCCCATTCGACCGCGCCGCTGGTCATGTCTTCGGGGCGCAGGCCTGTCTTCATGGCGTTGAGCAATTGGCCATGCAGCGGATTGCTTTCGCGGAAACGGAACAGGAAACCGCCCCAATAACCTTCGGCTTCCGGGTGGAGCCAGGTGCGGGCGGCGGGCATTGCGGACCATTTCCCGCCACGCTTTTCCACCAGGTCAGACGATGCCAGCGCGGCCAGCAGGATCGACAGTGAGTGTTCGTGCAGTTCAAGCTCGCCGGCGAGTTCTGCCGTGGTCAATGCCTTGTCGGACAGGCGGTGCAATATTCCCAGTTCGTCGGCCACGGTGGCGACGGGCAGGCGAAATTGAGATTCCCAGATGTCCCAGATCGTCCGGTCGTCCTGGCTCGGCGGCAAAGGTCCCATCGCATTCTCCCATCTTGTTATTGTCTGTTCTTGTATGATCCGTGACCTAGGCAGCAAGGGCCTGGGCGGCGAAGCGGCAGATGCTGTTCAGCGCCTCTTCCGCAGAGGGGGCCCAGGCGCCGTCTATCCGCCCGCGTGGCGGCGGGCCGAGAGCGGCCCCGGCAATGAAGCGCAGCCTTCGGCCGAGCTCCGCCTCGTCCAGATGCGGCAATTTGGGCGCGAGAATTTCGCGCACGAGAATTGCGACATCGCGCATGGCGTTGTTGATATTCGCGCGCAGCTGTTCGTCCCCGTGGGAGGCGATTTCGTCCAGCACGACCAGCGCCCGCCCGCTCCGTTCCGAAGAGGCAGGGGCAAGCAGCGGCGCAAGCCACAGGCGCAGCACTTCATCCACAGTCATCGCATCGGTGGCCGTCCGGTCTTCCAGCGCGCGCCAGCCTTCGCGCATTGCGCCCATGTTCAGTTCGCACAATTCGGCCAGCAGCCGGGCCACCGATCCGAAATGATAAGTGATGAGCGTGGGATTGAGGCCCGACACTTCCCCGATATGCCGCACGGTCAGCATGTTCACGCCTTCGCGCAGCAGGACCTTTTCGGCGGCGGAGAGGAGTTTTACGCGTGTCGTCTGGCTCACAAGTCGATCCGCCGTTTGCTGGATTTATACACTTGCACAAAACCGCCGATTAAGGAAATTTGCGAGCAAACAATATCTCAGCAAAATCCGGGAGAGCAAATATGGCCACTGCGGCAGCCGACGATATCGAAGAAACCGCCCGCAAGGTGCAGGCCACGATCCGTTATGTCGACCCGGGCGATTTCGTGACGCGGCGATATGTAAGCCAGGGCGAGGAAATCAATACCGGCACATATTCCGATCACCGGGTGATCGTGCGCGACGGTATGCCGATCCGCGATCATTTCCAGCTCGACACGCATGGCTTCATGATTGCGAAGAATCCCACCGCGATCACGGATTTCCATGACAAGGAGATGGTGGACCGGCTGTATGAACGGGAAGTGGAAGACCATGTCCGCCGTCTCACCGGGGCGGACAAGGTGGTTGCCCGTGGCTGGATGATCCGCACCAGCGCCGATCTGACCGAACGTGCGCGGCAGAAATCCGAAAACTACCAGCATACCGGCGGTATTCAGCCCCCGGCGGGCGAAGCGCATATCGATATCAACACGCCCACGGCGCAGCGCATGGCGGAAATGACCTACAAGAAGGAATTTCCCGATGGGCCGGGCTACAAGCGCTTCTTGATCAGTTCGTACTGGCGCACATTCTCCCCGCCGCCGCAGGACGTGCCGCTGGCCGTATGTGACGGGCGCACCAGCCATTCGGGGGAGGAAAAGAGCAATACGTTGTTCGTAGTGGACGAATTCCCCAAGGGCGATGCCCTGACCGCCCCGGTGGAGGGCGAAGAAGAGATGATGGCGGCCACCATACCCAGCTTCAGCCCGGAGCATCGCTGGTGGTATTTCTCGAACATGCAGGCCGATGACGTGCTGCTGTTCAAGTTCCATGACAGCGATCATTCGCGGACCTGGCGTTGCCCGCACACCGCATTCATCGATCCCAGCTTCCCCGATGCCCATACGCGCGCCAGTATCGAGGTGCGCTCCGTCGCCTTCTTCGAATGAAGGCGAACGGGGCTGAGGATTGTCGGCAGATGCAGGGCGGACTTCACTTGGCGTTCACGATGCTGCTGGCTATAGCCGCGCCATGACCGTCAGACCTTCCTTCCGGATTGCCGCGATCGCCGCTCTTGCGGCCGGTGCCACCATCCTTGCCGGCTGCGCCTCATCCGGCGGTGGCGGAACCGAAACGGCCTATGTCGCGCGCGACGTGGAATCGCTCTACACGGCGGCCAAGGACCGGCTAGACCGGGGCGACGCGAAAATTGCCGCGGCCCTGTTCGACGAAGTGGAACGCCAGCATCCCTATTCGCCCTGGGCCCGCCGCGCCCAGTTGATGAGCGCTTTCTCCTATTATGTGCGCCGGGATTACAACCAGGCGATCCAGTCGGCGCAGCGTTTCCTGTCGATCCATCCGGGCAACCAGAATGCGCCCTATGCCTATTACCTGATCGGCCTGTGCTATTATGAACAGATCAGCGATGTCGATCGTGACCAGAAGATCACCCAGCAGGCGCTGACCGCGCTGACAGAGGTGCAACGCCGTTATCCGAACAGCAAATATGCCGCCGATGCCCGGCTGAAGATCGACCTGGTGAATGATCACCTGGCCGGCAAGGAAATGGAAATCGGCCGTTTCTACGAAGATACCGGCAAATGGACTGCGGCACAGATCCGTTTCCAGAACGTGATCGAAGATTACCAGACCACCAGCCACACGCCGGAAGCGCTCTATCGCCTGACGGAAACCAGCCTTGCGCTGGGCATTCCGCAGGAAGCGCGCCGTTATGCTGCCGTGCTGGGTGCCAATTACCCGGGCAGCGAATGGTATGAAAAAGCGTATGAGCTGATCGGCGAATATGCGCCGGAAGAACTGGCCCGCGCCGACTGAGGCTGAATGCGGGGCCGGGGCGCGATGTCCGGCCCTTCTTTCTAGCTGCGGCTTACTTCCAGCAGTTGGGAAAGTTCGGCGGCGGGCAGGGCGCGTTTGAAGCCGACCCCGGCCAGCCCGTCATGCGTCCAGCGGATGAAGCCGGTCAGTTCGGTTTCGTCCGTCACATTGACCGTCACCTCGTCTCCCTGCGCGAAATCGCGGTTGCCCAGCTTGCTCAGCCGGCAGCCATAGGAAGACAATTCGATCATCAGCCCACTGGCTGGCCGGCCGCCATCGCGGGGGCACAGGCCAACGGTCCGCTTTACGGCAAAACGCCTGCCGGCTCGGTTCATCACTAGGCCGTAGACTCATTAGTTGCGATCCATAACCGTGCTGAGAAGAGCTTAATGGCAGCGAGGAAGTTATCGGCGCGTTTGTCGTAGCGTGTCGCCAAGCCTCTGGCGTGTTTGAGTTTTCCGAAGAAGCGCTCGATCAGGTTGCGATAGCGGTAGAGGAAGGCGCTGAAGGCGAAGCCCTTTCGTCGATTACGCTTTGCCGGGATGTTGGCGAAGCCGCCGTTGCTTTCGATCCG
Proteins encoded in this window:
- a CDS encoding Flp family type IVb pilin, giving the protein MWARMLADQDGATAIEYGLILALIAMASIIAFQTLGLDLTDIFTTISDTLAGANDRA
- a CDS encoding methyltransferase codes for the protein MGPLPPSQDDRTIWDIWESQFRLPVATVADELGILHRLSDKALTTAELAGELELHEHSLSILLAALASSDLVEKRGGKWSAMPAARTWLHPEAEGYWGGFLFRFRESNPLHGQLLNAMKTGLRPEDMTSGAVEWERGDMSAEAAERIGAFMHAHSQAPARGAAVQRVFSEIGTLMDVGCGSGVYGIEIARANPALKVTLLDLDAMADEAGKYVTRAGLTGRVSTHGCNMFEDEWPTGHDAHFFSNVFHDWSEETNRLLAAKSFAALPSGGRIFLNEILMDDEGTGPWQAAAFSVMMLLGTLGKQYSLPEYRAILESAGFTDVQAVRTGGGYYSLVSARKP
- a CDS encoding TetR family transcriptional regulator — its product is MSQTTRVKLLSAAEKVLLREGVNMLTVRHIGEVSGLNPTLITYHFGSVARLLAELCELNMGAMREGWRALEDRTATDAMTVDEVLRLWLAPLLAPASSERSGRALVVLDEIASHGDEQLRANINNAMRDVAILVREILAPKLPHLDEAELGRRLRFIAGAALGPPPRGRIDGAWAPSAEEALNSICRFAAQALAA
- a CDS encoding CmcJ/NvfI family oxidoreductase; this encodes MATAAADDIEETARKVQATIRYVDPGDFVTRRYVSQGEEINTGTYSDHRVIVRDGMPIRDHFQLDTHGFMIAKNPTAITDFHDKEMVDRLYEREVEDHVRRLTGADKVVARGWMIRTSADLTERARQKSENYQHTGGIQPPAGEAHIDINTPTAQRMAEMTYKKEFPDGPGYKRFLISSYWRTFSPPPQDVPLAVCDGRTSHSGEEKSNTLFVVDEFPKGDALTAPVEGEEEMMAATIPSFSPEHRWWYFSNMQADDVLLFKFHDSDHSRTWRCPHTAFIDPSFPDAHTRASIEVRSVAFFE
- a CDS encoding outer membrane protein assembly factor BamD, translating into MTVRPSFRIAAIAALAAGATILAGCASSGGGGTETAYVARDVESLYTAAKDRLDRGDAKIAAALFDEVERQHPYSPWARRAQLMSAFSYYVRRDYNQAIQSAQRFLSIHPGNQNAPYAYYLIGLCYYEQISDVDRDQKITQQALTALTEVQRRYPNSKYAADARLKIDLVNDHLAGKEMEIGRFYEDTGKWTAAQIRFQNVIEDYQTTSHTPEALYRLTETSLALGIPQEARRYAAVLGANYPGSEWYEKAYELIGEYAPEELARAD
- a CDS encoding PilZ domain-containing protein produces the protein MNRAGRRFAVKRTVGLCPRDGGRPASGLMIELSSYGCRLSKLGNRDFAQGDEVTVNVTDETELTGFIRWTHDGLAGVGFKRALPAAELSQLLEVSRS